Proteins from one Candidatus Binatia bacterium genomic window:
- a CDS encoding cystathionine beta-lyase — MDTTWQTRLLHSDARVPEGYRSLATPVYRGSTTLFPSAAAVTDRWDQERFGYTYGLYGTPTTLELAARIAELEGGGRTILTPGGQSAISLIDFALLKSGDHILVPQSVYRPNRQLTTALLSRFGVTATFYDPEIGAGIASLMRDETRLVWTESPGSVTMEVQDVPAIAAAAHERGALVALDNTWSAGVFFDAFAHGADVTMQALTKYVGGHSDLLLGSVTVRDDALYQRLGAARQVIGCAASPDDCSLALRGLQTLAVRLRAVEASALEIARWLAERPEVECVLHPALPSCPGHEFWKRDFTGSSGVFSIVFKPGPAWEQVCAFVDALQLFEVGYSWAGTTSLAVAYTIAPAGGRPAYDHRLVRFSIGLESTEDLIVDLERALAAVN; from the coding sequence ATGGACACCACCTGGCAGACTCGACTCCTCCACTCCGACGCGCGCGTCCCCGAAGGCTACCGGTCGCTGGCGACCCCGGTCTATCGCGGCTCGACGACGCTCTTTCCCTCGGCCGCCGCGGTGACGGACCGCTGGGATCAGGAGCGCTTTGGCTACACCTACGGGCTCTACGGAACGCCCACGACGCTCGAGCTGGCCGCGCGCATCGCCGAGCTCGAGGGCGGCGGACGCACGATCCTGACCCCGGGCGGACAATCGGCGATCTCGCTGATCGACTTCGCGCTGCTCAAGAGCGGCGATCACATCCTGGTTCCGCAGAGCGTGTACCGGCCGAACCGCCAGCTCACGACGGCGCTGCTCTCGCGCTTCGGCGTAACGGCTACGTTCTACGATCCCGAGATCGGCGCCGGCATCGCGTCGCTTATGCGCGACGAGACCCGGCTCGTCTGGACGGAGAGCCCGGGCTCGGTGACGATGGAGGTGCAGGACGTGCCGGCGATCGCCGCCGCGGCGCACGAGCGCGGCGCGCTAGTCGCGCTCGACAACACGTGGTCGGCGGGCGTGTTCTTCGACGCGTTCGCGCACGGCGCGGACGTCACGATGCAGGCGCTGACGAAGTACGTCGGCGGCCACAGCGACCTGCTGTTGGGCTCGGTGACCGTGCGCGACGACGCGCTCTACCAGCGCTTGGGTGCGGCGCGCCAGGTCATCGGCTGCGCCGCGTCGCCGGACGACTGCAGCCTGGCGTTGCGCGGGCTGCAGACGCTCGCCGTCCGCCTGCGCGCGGTCGAGGCGTCGGCGCTCGAGATCGCGCGCTGGCTCGCGGAGCGGCCGGAGGTGGAGTGCGTGCTGCATCCGGCGTTGCCCTCGTGCCCCGGCCACGAATTTTGGAAGCGCGACTTTACCGGCTCATCCGGCGTGTTCTCGATCGTGTTCAAGCCGGGCCCGGCGTGGGAGCAGGTCTGCGCATTCGTCGACGCGCTGCAGCTCTTTGAGGTGGGGTACAGCTGGGCTGGCACGACCAGCCTCGCGGTCGCGTACACGATAGCGCCGGCTGGAGGCCGGCCGGCCTACGATCATCGCCTAGTGCGATTCAGCATCGGTCTCGAGTCGACCGAGGATCTCATCGTGGATTTGGAGCGCGCGCTAGCAGCGGTGAACTAG
- the sixA gene encoding phosphohistidine phosphatase SixA: protein MNCYFLRHGIAVEPQAWRGSDDDRPLTPEGEKRMEREARAIADLDLDVDTIVTSPLLRARQTAEIVGDRLRIGEGLVEDARVAHGFNADSVVAMLREHDRAASVMFVGHEPSMSATIGRLVGGASIELKKGGLAGVELDDPPVGAGTLICLIPPKILAALGKR, encoded by the coding sequence ATGAACTGCTATTTCCTACGCCACGGCATTGCCGTCGAGCCGCAAGCGTGGCGCGGCAGCGACGACGACCGACCCCTCACACCCGAAGGCGAGAAGCGCATGGAGCGCGAGGCGCGAGCCATCGCCGACCTCGACTTGGACGTCGACACGATCGTCACGAGCCCGCTGCTACGCGCGCGACAGACCGCGGAGATCGTCGGCGACCGGCTGCGCATCGGCGAAGGGCTCGTCGAGGACGCACGTGTCGCGCACGGCTTCAACGCCGACAGCGTCGTCGCGATGTTGCGCGAGCACGACCGTGCGGCGTCGGTAATGTTCGTCGGCCACGAGCCAAGTATGAGCGCGACGATCGGGCGGCTCGTCGGCGGCGCAAGCATCGAGCTCAAGAAGGGCGGACTCGCTGGCGTTGAGCTCGACGATCCACCGGTGGGCGCCGGCACGCTGATCTGTTTGATCCCGCCCAAGATTCTCGCGGCGCTCGGGAAGCGCTAA
- a CDS encoding exodeoxyribonuclease III, with protein sequence MRIITFNANGIRSAVRRGFFEWARTQEPDVVCIQETRAQEHQLLPEAAALAGFTGYFVDAKRRGYSGVALYCRQEPIEVRRTLGWEDMDAEGRFVQADFGAVAVSSLYVPSGISGPPRQAFKMDFLERLLAVLARLRHSGREQILCGDFNIAHKMIDTYNPGRNSTVSGFLAAERAWMDTLLEQVGWIDAFRVVNPNPKQYTWWSNWPAAWERNLGWRLDYQLVTPGLADLVRGASIYKGARFSDHAPLTIDYEI encoded by the coding sequence GTGCGGATCATCACGTTCAATGCCAACGGCATACGTTCGGCGGTGCGGCGTGGCTTCTTCGAGTGGGCGAGGACGCAGGAGCCCGACGTCGTCTGCATACAGGAGACGCGCGCGCAGGAGCATCAGCTCTTACCCGAAGCGGCGGCGCTTGCGGGCTTCACCGGCTACTTCGTCGACGCCAAGCGGCGCGGCTACAGCGGCGTCGCGCTTTATTGCCGGCAAGAGCCGATCGAGGTACGGCGCACACTCGGATGGGAAGACATGGACGCGGAGGGGCGCTTTGTGCAGGCCGATTTCGGTGCCGTGGCCGTCTCGTCGCTGTACGTCCCGTCCGGGATCAGCGGTCCGCCGCGGCAGGCCTTCAAGATGGACTTCCTCGAGCGGCTGCTCGCGGTGCTGGCGCGGCTGCGTCACTCCGGACGCGAGCAGATCCTTTGCGGCGACTTCAACATCGCGCACAAAATGATCGACACGTACAACCCGGGCCGCAACAGCACCGTGAGCGGCTTCCTAGCGGCAGAGCGCGCCTGGATGGACACGCTGCTCGAGCAAGTCGGCTGGATCGACGCGTTTCGCGTCGTCAACCCGAACCCGAAGCAATACACGTGGTGGTCGAACTGGCCGGCTGCGTGGGAACGCAATCTTGGCTGGCGGCTCGACTATCAGCTCGTCACTCCGGGGTTAGCGGACCTCGTTCGCGGCGCCTCGATCTACAAGGGAGCGCGCTTCAGCGACCATGCGCCCCTGACCATCGACTACGAGATTTAG
- a CDS encoding GNAT family N-acetyltransferase yields the protein MLIRAVGPADEAAWALLRSRLWRSADAAELVAEARAFLDGTTMPTIAAVFIAEEEATAVGFLELAVRSFSDGCDSMPVPHVEGWYVEPFARGKGVGRALMESAESWARERGFTELASDTEPWNERSIAAHARCGFRETERLVKFCKTLR from the coding sequence ATGCTAATACGCGCGGTTGGACCCGCCGACGAAGCAGCGTGGGCGCTCCTTCGCTCCCGGCTCTGGCGTTCCGCCGACGCTGCCGAGCTCGTTGCGGAGGCGCGCGCCTTCCTCGATGGCACGACGATGCCGACGATCGCCGCCGTCTTCATCGCCGAAGAAGAAGCGACCGCTGTCGGCTTTCTCGAGCTCGCGGTGCGCTCGTTCTCCGATGGCTGCGACTCGATGCCGGTGCCGCACGTCGAGGGCTGGTACGTCGAGCCGTTCGCGCGCGGAAAGGGCGTCGGCCGAGCGCTGATGGAGTCGGCCGAAAGCTGGGCGCGCGAGCGCGGCTTCACCGAGCTGGCATCCGACACCGAGCCATGGAACGAACGATCCATCGCCGCGCACGCTCGCTGCGGCTTTCGCGAGACCGAGCGCCTCGTCAAATTCTGCAAGACCCTTCGCTAG
- a CDS encoding OsmC family protein produces MEKTHKYSVDVHWSAAGGEGTKSYRSYRRDHTIVVEGKPEILASSDPAFRGNPVRHNPEELLVASLSSCHMLWYLHLCATNGIVVLDYRDRATGTMREDRDGSGRFVGVELRPEVVLAAEADSTRALALHEEAHRLCFIARSVNFPVEIAAVTPVLAPPAAP; encoded by the coding sequence TTGGAAAAGACGCACAAGTATTCCGTAGACGTGCATTGGAGCGCGGCGGGCGGCGAGGGTACGAAGAGTTATCGCAGCTACCGCCGCGATCACACGATCGTGGTCGAGGGTAAGCCGGAGATTCTCGCGTCGAGCGATCCGGCGTTCCGCGGCAACCCCGTGCGGCACAATCCCGAGGAGCTGCTCGTCGCGAGCCTCTCGTCGTGCCACATGCTATGGTACCTACACCTCTGTGCTACGAACGGCATCGTCGTGCTCGATTATCGTGATCGCGCGACCGGCACGATGCGCGAAGACAGGGACGGGTCGGGGCGGTTCGTCGGCGTCGAGCTGCGCCCGGAGGTCGTGCTCGCGGCCGAGGCCGACAGCACGCGCGCCCTGGCGCTACACGAGGAGGCGCATCGGCTCTGCTTCATCGCGCGATCGGTCAACTTCCCGGTGGAGATTGCGGCGGTTACGCCAGTCCTCGCGCCGCCAGCTGCGCCCTAG
- a CDS encoding ferritin-like domain-containing protein, translating into MPALISPVETREELLYLLTRASELEHDLACSYLYAGYSIKMRPEEGGVTHDELVTIRGWKRKIAQVAVEEMLHLGQVSNILTAVGGAPHFGRSNFPLPASTFPFGIAISLEPLSQSLIERFVCYEFPEEGVLSPEQMAEYAPILKHTAAAADQLETIRLQNSVEPFDVDFRTVGEFYHKIETAFDRIPAERLFIGDPAAQANPQYLDLPKELVRVVDADSARRAIEMIIEQGESPSAHHPDAHFVVFDGIRREYEELSAKARAEGRVFEPFRPMIENPSTRGIGSIAGTNRITNAVAQELAGLFNSTYGLMLMMLARFFAHGDETEDEWRLLARGTLRIMASVLRPLGEALAKTPAGPEYPGRTAGPTFGFTHVDLLPHKNAAWIYFLERLYDLSMRLTRLAEEATLPQEVQEAAAALESVAEHLTPFIPAQFAMVVRSEADERNERTTIRPEADGPYIVRNLRKLTNSKGETLAVRPVVALCRCGGSNIKPYCDGTHARNGFCSAKSPDRTPDRADTYAGKEIVVLDNRGTCCHFGNCTDHLPQVFHHEGDPFVTPDGAGPDAVEEIVRACPSGALGFIKDGVKYEGERREAEIYVAENASYYVRGGIDLEGEPMNKGALREHYALCRCGQSKNKPFCDGSHWYAGFKDDDN; encoded by the coding sequence GTGCCGGCCCTGATCTCTCCCGTCGAGACGCGCGAGGAGCTGCTGTATCTACTGACCCGAGCCTCCGAGCTCGAGCATGACCTGGCATGCTCGTATCTCTACGCGGGATATTCGATCAAAATGCGGCCGGAAGAGGGCGGAGTCACCCACGACGAGCTCGTCACCATTCGAGGCTGGAAGCGAAAGATCGCTCAGGTCGCGGTCGAGGAGATGCTGCACCTCGGGCAGGTGTCGAACATTCTCACGGCGGTCGGCGGTGCGCCGCACTTCGGGCGATCGAACTTCCCGCTGCCGGCCTCGACGTTTCCGTTCGGCATCGCCATTTCGCTGGAGCCGCTCTCGCAATCGCTGATCGAGCGCTTTGTCTGTTACGAGTTTCCCGAGGAAGGTGTTCTGTCGCCCGAGCAGATGGCGGAGTACGCGCCGATCCTGAAGCACACGGCCGCGGCCGCCGACCAGCTGGAGACGATCCGGCTGCAAAACTCGGTCGAACCCTTCGACGTTGACTTCCGCACCGTCGGCGAGTTTTATCACAAGATCGAGACGGCGTTCGACCGAATTCCGGCTGAGCGTCTGTTCATTGGCGACCCCGCGGCGCAGGCGAATCCACAGTATCTCGATCTGCCGAAGGAGCTCGTCCGCGTCGTCGATGCCGATTCGGCGCGCCGAGCGATCGAGATGATCATCGAGCAGGGCGAGTCGCCCTCCGCGCACCACCCCGACGCGCATTTCGTCGTCTTCGACGGCATCCGGCGCGAATACGAAGAGCTTAGCGCGAAGGCCCGGGCGGAGGGGCGAGTCTTCGAGCCGTTTCGTCCGATGATCGAAAATCCGAGCACTCGCGGGATCGGCAGCATCGCCGGAACGAACCGCATCACCAACGCCGTAGCGCAAGAGCTTGCGGGCTTGTTCAACAGCACGTACGGCTTGATGCTGATGATGCTCGCGCGCTTCTTCGCCCACGGCGACGAGACGGAGGACGAATGGCGCCTCCTGGCGCGTGGCACGCTGCGCATCATGGCCTCAGTGCTGCGCCCGTTGGGCGAGGCGCTGGCGAAGACGCCCGCCGGGCCGGAGTATCCGGGCCGCACAGCGGGCCCGACGTTCGGTTTCACGCACGTCGACTTGCTTCCCCACAAGAACGCCGCGTGGATCTACTTTCTTGAGCGGCTCTACGACCTGTCCATGCGCCTCACGCGACTCGCGGAAGAAGCCACGCTGCCGCAGGAGGTTCAGGAGGCCGCGGCCGCACTCGAATCCGTCGCGGAACACCTCACGCCGTTCATCCCTGCACAGTTCGCCATGGTGGTGCGGTCGGAGGCCGACGAGCGCAACGAGCGCACCACGATCCGCCCGGAAGCGGATGGCCCGTACATCGTCCGGAACCTGCGCAAGCTAACCAACTCCAAGGGCGAAACGCTGGCAGTCCGCCCCGTCGTTGCATTGTGTCGCTGCGGCGGCTCCAACATCAAGCCGTACTGCGACGGCACACACGCGCGCAATGGTTTCTGCAGCGCGAAGTCGCCGGACCGAACGCCCGATCGCGCCGACACGTACGCCGGCAAGGAGATCGTCGTGCTCGACAACCGCGGCACGTGCTGCCACTTCGGCAACTGCACGGACCATCTGCCGCAGGTCTTTCATCACGAGGGCGACCCGTTCGTGACGCCCGACGGCGCCGGTCCCGATGCGGTCGAGGAGATCGTTCGCGCGTGCCCGTCGGGTGCACTCGGCTTCATCAAAGACGGTGTGAAGTACGAGGGCGAGCGGCGCGAAGCGGAGATCTACGTGGCCGAAAACGCGAGCTATTACGTCCGCGGCGGCATCGACCTCGAGGGTGAGCCGATGAACAAGGGCGCGCTGCGCGAGCACTACGCGCTGTGCCGCTGCGGCCAGTCCAAGAACAAGCCGTTCTGCGACGGCTCGCACTGGTACGCCGGCTTCAAGGACGACGACAACTAG
- the aqpZ gene encoding aquaporin Z, translating into MPLSRRVWAEFLGTFWLVFGGCGAAVLAAAFPQTGIGFAGVALAFGLTLLTMAYTIGPISGCHINPAVTFGLWLAKRFPARDVVPYMIAQVLGAIAAAGVLYLVASGKPGWVPGQFASNGYGPLSPGGYGPGAAIIVEIVLTFGFLIVILGATDKRAPVGFAGLAIGLALTLIHLVAIPVDNTSVNPARSTGPAIFAGGAELSQLWLFWIAPIVGGGLAGLVYPTLFGSDVSEEPIVGKA; encoded by the coding sequence ATGCCACTCTCTCGACGCGTTTGGGCCGAATTTCTAGGCACGTTTTGGCTCGTTTTCGGCGGTTGCGGAGCCGCGGTGCTCGCGGCGGCGTTTCCGCAAACAGGCATCGGATTCGCCGGTGTCGCCTTGGCGTTCGGTTTGACCCTGCTGACGATGGCGTACACGATCGGACCGATCTCGGGATGCCACATCAATCCCGCCGTGACGTTCGGCCTTTGGCTGGCGAAGCGATTCCCCGCGCGCGACGTCGTGCCATACATGATCGCGCAAGTCCTCGGCGCGATCGCCGCGGCCGGAGTCCTCTACCTCGTCGCGTCGGGCAAGCCGGGCTGGGTTCCGGGACAGTTTGCTAGCAACGGTTACGGCCCGCTTTCTCCGGGCGGTTACGGACCGGGCGCCGCGATCATCGTCGAGATCGTTCTGACGTTCGGCTTCCTGATCGTGATCTTGGGCGCGACCGACAAGCGCGCGCCGGTGGGCTTCGCGGGTCTGGCCATCGGTCTTGCGCTGACGCTGATCCATCTGGTCGCCATTCCCGTGGACAACACGTCGGTCAATCCGGCGCGCAGCACGGGTCCGGCGATCTTTGCGGGCGGAGCCGAGCTCTCGCAGCTATGGCTGTTTTGGATAGCACCGATCGTCGGCGGGGGCCTGGCGGGCCTCGTTTATCCAACGCTGTTCGGCTCGGACGTCAGCGAAGAACCGATTGTCGGCAAGGCGTGA
- a CDS encoding DNA-formamidopyrimidine glycosylase family protein, with protein MPELPDIAAYVTALQSRIVGRPLTRVSISKPFVLRTASPAPSELEGRRVRELRRVGKRIAIGLEGDYWIVLHLMIAGRLHWTAPGTRRTRAALAALDFPDGSLVLTEAGSKRRASLHIVSGEPALSALDPGGIDVLECDLRAFRDALLADNRTLKRALTDPHVLSGIGNAYSDEILHAARLSPIALTQKLDAEQWGRLFAATQATLRLWIERLASDAQREFPKKVTAFRDDMAVHGRYGKPCPVCGERVQRIRYADNETNYCPRCQTGGRILADRALSRLLKSDWPRKLEELESLKRSR; from the coding sequence GTGCCCGAACTTCCGGACATCGCCGCCTATGTCACGGCGCTCCAGTCGCGCATCGTCGGCCGTCCGCTGACGCGCGTGTCGATTAGCAAGCCGTTCGTGCTGCGAACCGCTTCGCCGGCTCCATCCGAACTGGAAGGCCGGCGCGTTCGCGAGCTGCGCCGCGTCGGGAAGCGCATCGCCATCGGCCTAGAAGGCGACTACTGGATCGTGCTGCATCTCATGATCGCGGGCCGGCTGCACTGGACTGCACCGGGCACGCGCCGAACGCGCGCGGCGCTGGCGGCGCTCGATTTTCCCGACGGTTCGCTCGTGCTGACGGAGGCCGGCTCGAAGCGGCGCGCGTCGCTGCACATCGTCTCCGGCGAACCGGCGCTCTCCGCGCTGGATCCCGGCGGCATCGACGTCTTAGAGTGCGACCTGCGCGCCTTCCGCGACGCGTTGCTCGCCGACAACCGGACGCTCAAGCGCGCGCTCACCGATCCACACGTGCTGAGCGGCATCGGTAACGCCTACTCCGACGAAATTCTCCACGCGGCGCGGCTCTCGCCGATCGCGCTTACGCAGAAACTCGACGCCGAACAGTGGGGCAGGCTCTTTGCGGCGACGCAGGCGACGCTGCGGCTCTGGATCGAGCGCCTCGCGAGCGACGCCCAGCGCGAGTTCCCAAAGAAGGTGACCGCCTTCCGCGACGATATGGCCGTGCACGGTCGCTACGGGAAGCCGTGCCCTGTCTGCGGCGAGAGGGTGCAGCGGATTCGCTACGCCGACAACGAGACGAACTATTGCCCGCGTTGCCAAACCGGCGGCCGAATTCTAGCAGATCGCGCGCTGTCGCGGCTGTTGAAGTCTGATTGGCCGCGAAAGCTAGAAGAGTTGGAGAGCCTCAAGCGCAGCCGATGA
- a CDS encoding alpha/beta hydrolase-fold protein, producing MLVAAFIVNRELFISKDGRAFESRLVFLRLHSRVFRNDRTLRVLLPPGYGAAGNALERYPVLYLNDGQDLFDPHLSTFRRGGSYLLKEKMQALYARGAIRPILIVGVDNAGHRMRPNEYLPWPDSTLRPLMLNPHGTQYPDFMTDEVMPFIQAHFRVLTDASDTGVGGASYGALAAVYLVTRRPGRFGRLLVESPSVYPYNYALIRSIAKAPMLPQRISIGVGTNEEGGANCVPGQVGPEVQDVWTLSDALERRQRGTSTILLTVVDCARHRNADFGTRFPNAVTFLFGRPDEVPR from the coding sequence GTGCTCGTCGCCGCGTTCATCGTCAACCGGGAGCTGTTCATCTCCAAAGATGGGCGCGCTTTCGAAAGTCGCTTGGTCTTCCTGCGGCTGCACAGTCGAGTTTTTCGAAACGACCGGACGCTTCGAGTCCTTCTCCCGCCCGGCTACGGCGCGGCCGGGAACGCTCTCGAGCGATACCCAGTCCTGTACCTCAACGATGGCCAGGACCTGTTCGACCCGCATCTATCGACCTTTCGCCGGGGCGGCTCGTATCTGCTCAAAGAAAAGATGCAAGCGCTTTACGCACGAGGCGCGATTCGTCCGATTCTAATCGTCGGCGTCGACAACGCGGGTCATCGCATGCGGCCAAACGAGTATTTGCCCTGGCCCGATAGCACGTTGAGGCCCCTGATGCTTAATCCGCACGGGACGCAATATCCGGATTTCATGACGGATGAGGTCATGCCGTTCATCCAAGCGCATTTCCGCGTGCTCACGGATGCGTCGGATACCGGAGTCGGGGGTGCTTCATACGGCGCGCTCGCGGCTGTATATTTGGTTACGCGGCGCCCCGGGCGCTTCGGCCGGCTGCTCGTCGAAAGTCCGTCGGTATATCCCTACAATTACGCGTTGATTAGGTCGATTGCTAAAGCGCCGATGCTGCCCCAGCGCATCTCGATCGGTGTGGGAACCAATGAGGAAGGCGGGGCGAACTGCGTCCCCGGCCAGGTGGGCCCGGAAGTTCAAGACGTTTGGACGCTGAGCGATGCGCTCGAACGCCGCCAGCGTGGCACATCGACGATCCTACTCACCGTGGTAGATTGTGCGCGGCATCGCAATGCCGACTTCGGTACCCGGTTCCCGAATGCCGTGACCTTCTTGTTCGGGAGACCCGATGAGGTACCGAGATAA